In the genome of Flavobacterium panacagri, one region contains:
- a CDS encoding FAD/NAD(P)-binding protein yields MDIKNTKKRIAILGGGPSGLFIYKRLVESGSNDFEITIFERKKELGSGMPYSTEGSSMEHITNVSDNEVPHIVSTMSEWIYNAPADLLKTFNIKPDQFNEYKVVPRLLFGSYLSAQFDILCKAGTEAGISTTVHFESTVTDVNYDVKNEVVKVETSNESIYEFDYAVICTGHKWPIRYEGKVAGYYDAPYPPVKLAKHFNHPIAIKGSSLTAIDAIRTLARNNGSFEKGSDDALYFKLNPESADFRIMMHSRSGMLPAVRFHLEDSHLSNDSLLTKEEIEQHRKGNNGFLSLDFIFEKDFKDIFRAKDPEFYQRIKDFSIEDFVADMMELRERLDPFQLLKAEYVQAEKSIKRQESIYWKEMLAVLSFAMNHPAKYFSAEDMLRLQKVLMPLISIVIAFVPQKSCEELLALHQAGILDLVSVGDDSTVEPQNGGGVFYNFKDSGSNDRSVFYKTFIDCVGQPHLSYEDFPFNTLLEQKAISPARLKFKSSEAGHTAFTADPDKVDQDEYGDFFLKVSGIAINDNFQIIDQYGAYNKNVYIMAVPYIGGLNPDYSGLDFCEAASLRIVKDILQN; encoded by the coding sequence ATGGATATTAAAAATACTAAAAAACGCATAGCAATTTTGGGAGGAGGTCCGAGCGGGCTTTTTATTTATAAGCGATTGGTAGAATCTGGCTCTAATGATTTTGAGATTACAATTTTTGAGCGAAAAAAAGAGCTTGGTTCAGGGATGCCTTACAGTACCGAAGGTTCCAGTATGGAGCATATCACTAATGTATCCGATAATGAAGTACCGCACATTGTATCTACCATGTCGGAGTGGATCTATAACGCACCTGCGGACTTACTGAAAACATTTAATATTAAACCAGATCAATTTAACGAATACAAAGTCGTGCCGAGACTGCTATTTGGGAGCTATCTTTCTGCACAGTTCGACATTTTATGCAAAGCTGGAACGGAAGCTGGGATTAGCACTACCGTACATTTTGAAAGTACAGTTACTGACGTGAATTATGACGTAAAAAATGAAGTGGTAAAAGTTGAAACTAGTAATGAAAGTATTTATGAATTTGACTACGCTGTTATCTGCACTGGACACAAGTGGCCAATTCGGTATGAAGGTAAAGTTGCAGGCTATTATGATGCTCCATATCCACCTGTAAAACTGGCAAAGCATTTTAATCATCCTATTGCAATAAAAGGTTCTTCTTTAACTGCTATTGATGCCATAAGAACTCTGGCAAGAAATAACGGTTCATTTGAAAAAGGATCTGACGATGCTCTTTATTTCAAATTAAATCCTGAAAGTGCTGATTTTAGAATAATGATGCACTCCAGAAGTGGTATGCTTCCTGCGGTTCGTTTTCATTTAGAAGATTCACATCTTTCGAATGACTCTTTGTTAACTAAGGAAGAAATAGAGCAGCACAGAAAAGGTAATAATGGTTTTTTATCGCTTGATTTTATTTTTGAAAAGGATTTCAAAGATATATTCCGCGCAAAAGATCCTGAATTTTATCAGCGGATCAAGGATTTTTCAATTGAAGATTTTGTAGCTGATATGATGGAACTGCGGGAACGTCTTGATCCTTTTCAGCTTCTAAAAGCCGAATATGTGCAGGCTGAGAAATCTATTAAAAGGCAGGAATCTATTTATTGGAAAGAAATGCTGGCTGTTTTGAGTTTTGCAATGAATCATCCTGCCAAATATTTTTCGGCAGAAGATATGCTGCGGCTTCAAAAAGTGCTGATGCCTCTTATTTCCATAGTAATTGCATTTGTTCCCCAAAAATCATGTGAAGAATTATTGGCTCTTCATCAAGCTGGAATATTAGATCTGGTTTCTGTCGGAGATGACAGCACAGTTGAACCGCAGAATGGAGGAGGAGTATTTTACAATTTTAAAGATAGTGGCAGTAATGATCGTTCAGTATTTTACAAAACATTTATAGATTGTGTCGGACAGCCGCATTTATCCTATGAAGATTTTCCGTTCAATACTCTGCTGGAGCAGAAAGCTATTAGTCCAGCACGTTTAAAATTTAAATCATCTGAGGCAGGTCATACCGCATTTACAGCAGATCCAGATAAGGTAGATCAAGATGAATACGGAGACTTTTTTCTTAAAGTATCAGGAATAGCCATAAATGATAATTTTCAAATTATAGACCAATACGGCGCTTATAATAAAAATGTATACATCATGGCCGTGCCTTATATTGGTGGTTTAAATCCGGATTATTCCGGACTGGATTTTTGTGAAGCAGCTTCTCTGCGAATAGTAAAAGATATTTTGCAAAATTAA